A segment of the Lactobacillus sp. ESL0700 genome:
CCCTTCAGCCGACTTAAACGACGGATTAGCAGTTAGCTGAAAGTTCATCAGTTGACCAGGTTCAATATTATCTAAAAACTTGTCATAGTTTTTAGTAACTACAGTACCAACAACGCCAAAACGTGAAAGCAGAATACTATCTGGCTTATTTTGACTAACGATTAACAAATAATTTTTGTTCACCAAACGGTCAAGCCGCCATAGGTGGAGCATTTGCTCTTTTGAATCAATCTCATCAGGAAAGCTTTGCTCTACCCAATTGTGAAACGCAGAAAGTTGTGTTAATTTCTTAGCATTGCGCCAATTATTAACATCAATTTCAACTCTTGATAGATACATTTTCGCTCCCTTCAATAACTTTAATGCCTGCTTAAAAAGCAGCCAATTTAGTCATTAACATCTTCGCTTTGCATTGCTTTAGTCAATGCATCAGTAACTTGCTTCAGTAAATCTGATAAGTTACCAGCTTGATTGTTAATTCTTGAAGGATGGTTTGTGAGTATTACGTTCATCAACGGTTCTTCTACAAATCTCTTAGTTGCCATGTATTCGTCTTCTAGTCTTGTAATTGACTTAGAAATGCATTCCTTTTTGGAGATAATTGGTTCTTCAAAAGCAGAAGCCAAATTAATTGGTGTGCCCTCTCTTAAAGTAATCATGATGTAATTTGGCAAAGTCTTATTAGCAAATGTCATACGTGTACTTGCAGGCATTGAAAGAATAAAGGCCTTAACAAATTCTGCAACACTCTTAACAATATCGCCACCATTAAGGTTGTTTGCCAAAGTATTAACACTTACATTAGCATAACGATACAAAATTGCTGAATCATATTCAACTGCACCAAGCATGTCAACATCAGTTGCTTTATCTGGGTGTGAATCATCAAATGCTGTAAAGTAATCGTACTCTGATTTAATCTCATGCGTTGAAATTGCATGTGCTACTTGAGCTGCTGCACTAACATTCAATCTTGGATTATCTGCAACAATACGACCAAATAAAGCCAAGTCTAAAGAATTATTAGTTTGCAAAATCCGTGTAACATCATTTTTAGCATTTCGATCAGTAAAATTATCATGAGTTAAGGCATACTGTGCCAATTTTTCAATTTGATCAGGACTAATCATCAAATAAGTATCTGTCAAAACTCTACCAGTACTTTGGTCCCGCTTAAATTTAAGTCCAGCTGCACCCAAAGTAGCAATTGACTTGTCGATTGCTGAATTAGCGTCTAAAGATCCATCTAAGGCAGTTAGCTTGTAAGCCAATAACTCGGCAACTTCTTTAGTCTTTGTTGCAACTGCAGCATTTTCAGCTTTAAAGAAATCATGTACAGCCTTTTGCCAGTTTTGTGCAGAAACTCGTGCACGTGTTACCCCACCATAAAACGCGGTCTTTGCTGCACCCGTAGAATCTTGATTAATATTAGAAGAAGGTACTTTCTGTAATATATTCAGATCAAGATATAAATTCGTATTACTCATTCCAATTACTCCTTTTCAGTATTGTTGACCATGTATTTTAAACATTGTCCAGCCTTCATATAATTGCATGCTGGATACTTACAAACTGCTAAGATTTACCTAATTTACTGATATGCTAGCTTTCAACGCACCTAAACATAACCTAATACTTTAACAAAAGTATTGTGGTTAGGTTAAAAGTACTTTTTAAATAATTGAGGAATTGAATATAAGCCCCAATTCATTCGTTAACACACTCTTTATAAATACATATTATGTAATAAAAGCGATTTTTTTGCAAGCTATTTTACAAAAGCTAAATATAGTATAAAAATAATATTTTATTTAACAAGTTAGCCAAAAATAAGCTGCTATTTACAAAATGTAAGGGCTATTCATAATTCATGACTAATTATGTAATATTAATAATAATTTGATATATAGATAATATTTTTGTTATGTATGCTAAACATTATAGTCTTCTGGTTATTTCTGCTCTACTCATCAAGCATGTTATGTACCATTATTCATAAATTAATCCTGATAGCCATTATTAATGTAGGAAATTTAATAAAATTGCATAAACAAAAAGCACTGATACTATATCAGTGCCCGTGATTTAATATCTTTCACGCATTTTCTTATCTCGGTAGTAGTCTATTATGCAAATTATGTAAAAAATATATAGGGAAAGTAGACCGCTAAATGTTAAAATTCCCGAAAATAGTTTTTTCATTAAGAAAATTCTAGCCACATCACTGCTAGCTTTACATTAAGACTAAAATTACCAGTTAAAGAAGTTTGTGAAATTTTCATGTTTCACGCCTAAGAGCCTTGATTTAGCAAGGCTCTTATACTTATGCTTTTCATAATTTCACAATTAGATCAATTGAAAAAAGCCTAGGATAATCTAGACTTTCAACAGCTGAACTATTTACGTAGTTTGTTAATGATTTCTTTGACATCATCTAACACATCTTAAGCTTTTGCAAACACAAGATACAGTATGAGTAAAAATTAGTATTTTGTACGAGATACTTAATGTGCATGAAAGCAACTGAACTTGCACTGTCAACCATTATCAAGATATAATTGATAGTGAAACATAAGGTAAAGTTTTAAAGGGCAGTGGCTGTTTAATTCCAAGGAGATGATTATCTATGGGAACATGGAGCAAATTATTGAAAGGATTAGCAGTTAATGAGCGTCCACGATGCAATTTCTTTAATGTTGCAGTTTGGTTTAGTGCTGTTGGCACTGTTGACTTATATCGACAGCAACCATCACAACAAATAAGCGCAACAAAAAAAGACCGTCCCACATATAAACTTTGGCAAGTTATGGGATAGCCTTTAGCTAAACTATAATTTTCGGCCACCGCTCTTTGAAGGCGGAAGCTTGTGTTTAAGAAGTTCTATTAGTAGTAGGACTTCTTTTTATTTACAATTGTATTGTAGCATGTTTAAAATTGGTATGCAATTTTGACGGAAATTTCAAACGTTCTTAAACGTTGACTGAAAATAAAATTTGTTTAGCTTATGAAACATAAAAATTTCACAAACTTTTTTGGCAATTTTGGCTTTGATATAAAGCCGAATTTTACTACTTCGGATAAAATGTTGATTATGTAAAGTTAGCAGTGGTATAGCTAAATTATTCGATTCGTTCTAATTTTTCTTCTAGTGCTTCCGTTAGTAATTGCGAAAAATTGATTTTTGCTTCTTTGCCTTTTTCAGCCAATCGTAATGGTATCCTAGTATTTTTATTAACCATTCTATCTTTTATGCACTTCTTAGCCTGTAACATATCGGCAACAATATAACTAACAATTTTATCTGGATTTTTTCGTTGTATATCAGATAGAGAACTAGCTTTATATTCTTTACCTGATACTAACAAAAATCCTTCTAGACATTCTTCAGCTCGTTTGATTGAAGCTGGTATACCAACTCCTTCAGTAATTGCACCTGGAATATCTGGAAAGGTTACCGTGTAGTTACCCGCTTCATTTTTTGAGTCATCAAAAACAGCTGGATATGCATAATATTTTTTCATTTATTTATCTCCCTTAACTTATATATTTATTATACGCCCAAGCAATCATAAGCAAATATTTATTTTAAAATAAATAAAAAGTAGGTACTTTTAGTAACTACCTTTTTTGCAAAATTTTAAGTTTAAGTTATTGTTGTTAAAAATCTTTGTCAGAAAAAAATTTTAGCATTAAAATCTTTATCTAAATGCTTTCTTGGCGTCTTTTCTTTTGACTAAGATTGAGCCTGGTTAGTTGCTGAACTTTCAGTTGCTTCTTGATCGATCTGATTACTAAGAGCTAACCTTACAAATTTTGATTTTGAAATTGTTGGATTTGCTTTAAATAATTCAATAGCTTTATTATCAATAATCTTTTCAGTATTTACAAGTTTGGTAATGTTATCTTGCTTATTCTTTGAAAAGCGGTAAGACCATTGCTTTTTAGCGTTTTCTGCGCGTAATT
Coding sequences within it:
- the cas6e gene encoding type I-E CRISPR-associated protein Cas6/Cse3/CasE, coding for MYLSRVEIDVNNWRNAKKLTQLSAFHNWVEQSFPDEIDSKEQMLHLWRLDRLVNKNYLLIVSQNKPDSILLSRFGVVGTVVTKNYDKFLDNIEPGQLMNFQLTANPSFKSAEGKVTPLITVKDQAQWLIEQAEKAGFQLKRSEFKITSREWPVVLHRDGRRVRLSRVTFMGKLRVKDANLFKQALTSGIGLEKTFGMGLMTAIPLAE
- the cas7e gene encoding type I-E CRISPR-associated protein Cas7/Cse4/CasC — translated: MSNTNLYLDLNILQKVPSSNINQDSTGAAKTAFYGGVTRARVSAQNWQKAVHDFFKAENAAVATKTKEVAELLAYKLTALDGSLDANSAIDKSIATLGAAGLKFKRDQSTGRVLTDTYLMISPDQIEKLAQYALTHDNFTDRNAKNDVTRILQTNNSLDLALFGRIVADNPRLNVSAAAQVAHAISTHEIKSEYDYFTAFDDSHPDKATDVDMLGAVEYDSAILYRYANVSVNTLANNLNGGDIVKSVAEFVKAFILSMPASTRMTFANKTLPNYIMITLREGTPINLASAFEEPIISKKECISKSITRLEDEYMATKRFVEEPLMNVILTNHPSRINNQAGNLSDLLKQVTDALTKAMQSEDVND
- a CDS encoding putative holin-like toxin, whose translation is MSVHDAISLMLQFGLVLLALLTYIDSNHHNK
- a CDS encoding HicB family protein: MKKYYAYPAVFDDSKNEAGNYTVTFPDIPGAITEGVGIPASIKRAEECLEGFLLVSGKEYKASSLSDIQRKNPDKIVSYIVADMLQAKKCIKDRMVNKNTRIPLRLAEKGKEAKINFSQLLTEALEEKLERIE